A DNA window from Porites lutea chromosome 6, jaPorLute2.1, whole genome shotgun sequence contains the following coding sequences:
- the LOC140940475 gene encoding LOW QUALITY PROTEIN: nucleolar protein 11-like (The sequence of the model RefSeq protein was modified relative to this genomic sequence to represent the inferred CDS: substituted 1 base at 1 genomic stop codon) translates to MADLREPFELCKVLQTGSLIGIARHVDDDHVVLTFRDRGVLVYNLQHQKLINSWSVEQREEVTCAAVHNPIDANFLVAVNKTELFMWKESDSDFKKCQRFQTEKEIFTLLVWNSLQHDPLIMFEDGSSKFLAEIVSASERKRVKRLRTMKSTQDFRILWSCVFSYQNQPYSGSIVHDKDKYIIKITNHSTSCQPENKQAEFELISPVEETQLLACCTCDEGHHITSYWSDGSLCVTEIETVLHPQKMQLDTKKPSLSCRILHRLHPLHTGSHKERGAVTLSSIDNDHVCLCGSSVTDGNLKDLIMVWNIKYGTLQSWQTLDKITTKQHSIPRPVRSDGACCVHYIPGFICVGFHHCVAVCQFSLDACSLASALGQLDSTAKFLEDESCKPQLLVTLKLARPGEALQNWSETMRKEDELEKEVLKKLTDPLQTPTLEAFSSEMKNYMTVKLSKKGVYKEISKLNTLTYHNKGLLSSGXFGKKTEVLSQHFLSAVLSRCISEKSFWPRECVSELLKTKCVPASCSKDLLNCVVEKNDLDLLKECFENIKGISEDSVVVCLRHVLRIESSSKENDLGGLQTEDDVHKMPLGKTTAMYLSSILSYPVNNVFLLPCLKQLSFEDAVLLMKFLLYLMDGGFNSFQGEMDCERLKYPQVLDWAGLLLNAHYTQLVITPEAHELLVSCHKIVAQQIKTYGKLRILENLLEHIKKRKPLPKSDKVGLYTIEELEL, encoded by the exons ATGGCGGACCTGCGAGAGCCTTTCGAACTATGTAAAGTTTTACAGACCGGTTCATTAATTGGAATCGCCAGACATGTTGACGATGAtcatgtagttctaacttttagaGACAGAGGAGTCCTTGTTTATAAT CTTCAGCACCAGAAACTTATCAATAGCTGGTCTGTGGAGCAACGGGAGGAAGTAACTTGTGCAGCTGTTCACAATCCAATCGATGCAAATTTCTTAGTCGCTGTAAACAAAACG GAACTTTTTATGTGGAAAGAATCTGATtctgattttaagaaatgccAAAGATTCCAA aCAGAGAAAGAAATATTCACTCTGCTTGTGTGGAATAGCTTGCAACATGATCCACTTATCATGTTTGAAGATGGTTCTTCAAAGTTTTTAGCAGAGATTGTTAGTGCcagtgaaagaaaaagagtgAAAAGACTCAGAACCATGAAATCTACACAAGA ttttagaaTTCTCTGGAGCTGTGTGTTCAGTTATCAGAATCAGCCATATTCTGGGTCAATAGTACAT gaTAAGGACAAGTACATTATAAAGATAACTAATCATAGCACATCATGTCAACCAGAGAACAAGCAAGCAGAGTTTGAATTAATATCTCCAGTAGAG GAAACCCAACTTCTGGCCTGTTGCACCTGTGATGAAGGACATCATATCACATCTTACT GGTCTGATGGTTCACTCTGTGTCACAGAAATAGAAACAGTACTACATCCACAGAAAATGCAGTTAGACACAAAGAAGCCTTCACTTAGCTGCAGAATACTTCACAGATTACATCCTCTACATACTGGCTCACATAAAGAGAGG GGTGCAGTTACCTTGTCATCTATTGATAATGACCATGTTTGTCTCTGTGGAAGCAGTGTCACTGATGGCAACCTAAAAG ACCTAATAATGGTTTGGAACATCAAGTATGGAACTTTGCAGTCTTGGCAAACTCTGGACAAAATAACAACTAAACAGCATTCCATTCCACGACCAGTTCGGTCTGATGGGGCATGCTGTGTACATTATATTCCTGGATTCATCTGCGTTGGCTTTCATCACTGTGTGGCTGTTTGTCAATTCTCTTTAGATGCATGCTCATTAGCTTCAGCTCTTGGACAGTTAGATTCCACTGCAAA GTTTCTTGAAGATGAGAGTTGTAAGCCTCAGCTTCTTGTAACACTAAAGTTAGCAAGACCAGGCGAG GCGCTTCAAAATTGGTCAGAGACAATGAGAAAAGAAGATGAATTGGAGAAAGAAGTGCTTAAGAAGCTCACTGATCCATTACAG ACACCAACGCTAGAAGCGTTTTCTTCAGAGATGAAAAATTACATGACAGTAAAGCTTTCCAAGAAAGGTGTgtacaaagaaatttcaaaattaaacaCGCTCACATATCATAATAAGGGA CTTTTGTCTTCTGGTTAGTTCGGCAAGAAAACAGAAGTGTTATCTCAGCATTTTCTATCAGCTGTTCTATCCAGATGTATCAGTGAAAAGAGCTTTTGGCCTAGGGAGTGTGTGTCTGAACTTCTTAAAACCAAATGTGTTCCTGCCAG TTGCAGTAAAGACCTGCTGAATTGTGTTGTGGAAAAAAATGATCTG gATCTACTCAAAGAATGCTTCGAGAATATCAAAGGAATTTCTGAGGATTCAGTTGTTGTTTGCTTACGTCACGTGCTGAG AATAGAGTCCTCTTCGAAGGAAAACGACCTGGGTGGACTACAGACCGAAGACGATGTTCATAAGATGCCTTTGGGCAAGACAACTGCCATGTATTT ATCATCGATATTAAGTTACCCTGTAAACAACGTTTTCCTTCTCCCATGCTTAAAGCAGCTGTCCTTTGAAGACGCTGTA TTGTTAATGAAGTTCCTTCTGTATCTTATGGACGGTGGTTTTAATAGCTTTCAAGGTGAAATGGACTGCGAGAGGCTAAAATATCCACAG gTATTGGACTGGGCGGGATTACTGTTAAACGCTCATTACACTCAGCTGGTGATAACCCCTGAAGCCCACGAATTACTGGTCAGCTGTCACAAGATTGTGGCTCAACAG ATTAAAACTTACGGCAAGCTACGTATTCTCGAAAACTTGTTAGAGcacatcaagaaaagaaaacctttgCCCAAGAGTGATAAAGTTGGACTTTACACCATAGAAGAATTGGAACTTTAA
- the LOC140940473 gene encoding phosphatidylinositol-glycan biosynthesis class X protein-like gives MSLKFDCSRVRKTNLIVIFCTLILVCFKFCLSYEERKGSYGNVVVQRGRNKPGFHRDLTTYVEWTVSGSGHSDLQDCQLLLVEYFPSGVYVDPDQIKNEEEFGGPEVLITEAINTEVMAHHSSPHKVFLFPKAMVNSRLGSIYVNISIPIHLRYHKAAKKEKFVPVSLSPPTILGKCNHGMDNFATRCASEMIKAPCSARKSSRYCDWITLSQVNEENLLVFQVPVGQTEHTLLITILTVFSAIAGSGLLVWNSLLSSC, from the exons ATGTCTCTAAAATTCGATTGTAGTCGCGttagaaaaacaaatttgataGTTATCTTCTGTACCTTAATTTTAGTatgttttaaattttgtctttcCTATGAAGAACGGAAAGGCTCATATGGAAACGTGGTTGTACAGAGAGGTCGAAACAAGCCAGGATTCCATAG AGACCTTACTACCTATGTGGAGTGGACAGTTTCAGGCAGCGGTCATTCTGATCTTCAGGATTGCCAGCTATTGTTAGTGGAATACTTTCCAAGTGGTGTGTATGTGGATCCAGATCAGATCAAGAATGAAGAGGAGTTTGGTGGTCCTGAG gttttaatcACAGAGGCTATAAATACTGAGGTGATGGCACATCATTCCTCTCCACACAAGGTCTTTTTATTTCCTAAAGCAATGGTGAACTCAAG ACTGGGATCCATTTATGTGAATATTAGCATACCAATTCATCTGAGGTACCACAAAGctgctaaaaaagaaaaatttgtcccTGTTTCACTGTCCCCACCAACAATTCTTGGGAAATGTAATCATG gaatggacaattttgcAACACGGTGTGCAAGTGAAATGATCAAGGCTCCTTGTAGTGCAAGAAAGTCATCCAGATACTGTGACTGGATCACACTTTCTCAAGTTAAtgag GAGAATCTCCTTGTTTTTCAAGTGCCTGTTGGACAAACTGAACATACCTTGCTCATCACCATTCTGACTGTTTTCTCAGCCATAGCTGGAAGCGGTCTGCTAGTTTGGAACTCTTTGCTGAGCTCATGTTGA
- the LOC140940474 gene encoding ATP-binding cassette sub-family C member 4-like codes for MTRDGYKKVPDEDHTEKISCLSFMFFHWMNNVLKTGNERPIEQSDFLPLSEENTSSFLIEHLQKEWNKEKAKCKGKKKRPKLWKCVLKLLPFKEVLILTVNYALYSLSRLLQPLLLGFFMVSLMSPELHSVYLLYGCALGMGINALIGSLAMHHFDYRGEVWGLRFSSALKGLIYLKTLVLTKSALLKFSTGHVIDLISNDVQRLEEEAFKLLFSIVFTFFEVAVVTFWLVYFIGWQSLMGVIFLACLSPYYALLSAAGSKLRLRTAGVSDQRLSWMNQVVSGIRAIKANAWEKEYRDSIKSTRSREISIIRKKSIILTSLAALDMASVPMAALVSVIAMVLTGKHLTPVNVFMLISFIYVSRVTCSILLASGLQDTYDAYVSLNRIEYFLLLQDPPTGTAPALQFADPTRNMEGSAAMLKSSLWQHKEEMRENEEDGIDEHKTRDTMDTLTVLRLSYEQSRRKDEFILQDIEFKAASGSLTVITGPVGSGKSTLLSAIAGEVPDKQGNVICRGALVYAPQIAWVFSGTIRENVLFGEPYNESKYKRVIEACALREDIHQFPDCDETMVGEQGELLSGGQRARVSLARAVYADVDLYLFDDPLSAVDVKVGQDIFEKCFKDLLGQKTRVIASHQEQLMEEADNIIVLYKGRVLGEGSFNELKERGILNETIDPLYTIKVSSGKSDHHLDESNNEDDGASDKPFPPQVKNEAKGLQISEEDRMTGVVSSKLYWNYFRSGLNSLAIISLFLLFLISQALLVSPDVWLSILTQKSPDDQRNKTNISIYGCLVTAAFIFAIIRAQVFHLASLRCSERLHDQIVVAVLQAPVLFFDSNPVGRIMNRFSRDIGCLDELLPKTFLLSIQYALMVSTAILVPAATNPWLLLVFVPVTFLAVYITSYYLKTSRELKRLESICRSPVFSHVSETLNGLDTIRTRKRQDDFVDRFHGYQDVYSQVYIMVKASARWLGVHMDLLSAILIGTVAVAAALVSQDAAFAGLALVYVIQTSVVTQYAVRKASEVENLMTSVERVITYTKLESEPGYKVKRLPQQNWPSEGNITFHDVSLTYYPGGPQVLRKINLTIKGGEKIGIAGRTGAGKSSFVASLMRMPEADGGITVDEVRIKDINLCETRRSISILGQSPVLFSGSLRKNLDLMEQFQDAELWCALEDVQLKDLVESLEGQLNHELLEYGGNVSVGERQLICLARLLLQQNKIIILDEPTAHVDPDTEQTIWKVVHEKLKDSTIITIAHRLNTIRDCDRILVLKDGQVKEFDRFDRLLNTKGSVLREMVEKLGV; via the exons ATGACAAGAGACGGATACAAGAAGGTTCCTGATGAAGACCACACAGAGAAAATCAGCTGTCTATCATTCATGTTCTTTCATTGGATGAACAATGTGCTCAAGACAGGCAATGAACGACCAATAGAGCAAAGTGACTTTTTGCCTCTTTCGGAAGAAAACACGTCCTCTTTTCTAATCGAACACCTTCAGAAAGAATGGAACAAGGAAAAAGCCAAGTgcaagggaaagaaaaaacgacCAAAACTTTGGAAATGCGTTCTAAAACTGCTTCCTTTCAAAGAAGTGCTGATTCTAACCGTGAACTACGCTTTGTATTCTCTGTCACGCCTCCTGCAGCCATTGCTTCTAGGATTTTTTATGGTATCTCTGATGTCACCAGAATTACACTCGGTGTATCTTTTGTATGGTTGTGCATTAGGCATGGGTATCAATGCTTTGATTGGTTCGCTTGCCATGCACCACTTTGACTACAGAGGTGAAGTGTGGGGACTTCGATTTAGCAGCGCCCTCAAAGGATTAATTTACCTCAAG acaCTCGTTCTCACGAAGAGTGCCTTGCTAAAGTTTTCAACTGGGCACGTGATCGATCTCATATCAAACGATGTGCAACGATTAGAAGAGGAGGCTTTCAAGTTACTATTCTCaatagtttttacatttttcgagGTCGCCGTAGTCACATTCTGGCTGGTGTACTTCATCGGCTGGCAGTCATTAATGGGCGTTATTTTCCTGGCTTGTCTTTCTCCATATTACGCTCTGCTGTCCGCTGCTGGCTCTAAGTTGCGCCTGCGCACAGCCGGGGTTTCTGACCAGCGGCTCTCGTGGATGAACCAGGTTGTTTCTGGGATTCGCGCCATTAAAGCAAATGCATGGGAGAAGGAATACCGAGATAGCATTAAAAGTACACGAAG ccgTGAAATAAGTATTATCCGAAAGAAGAGCATCATTTTGACAAGCCTTGCTGCCTTGGACATGGCTTCAGTGCCAATGGCTGCACTTGTGTCTGTTATCGCAATGGTATTAACTGGGAAACATCTGACACCAGTTAATGTTTTCATGCTTATCTCTTTCATCTATGTATCAAGAGTCACCTGTTCAATTTTACTGGCCAGTGGTTTGCAAGACACATATGACGCGTATGTTTCACTTAACAGAATAGAATATTTTCTTCTGTTACAAGACCCACCCACGGGCACCGCTCCAGCTCTTCAGTTCGCGGATCCCACAAGAAACATGGAGGGGTCCGCAGCGATGTTGAAGAGTTCTTTATGGCAGCATAAGGAAGAAATGAGAGAAAACGAAGAAGATGGCATTGATGAACATAAAACCCGTGACACGATGGATACTTTGACTGTGTTAAGATTAAGTTATGAACAGTCAAGGCGAAAAGACGAATTTATTCTACAAGATATCGAATTTAAGGCAGCTTCAGGGAGCTTAACAGTCATTACCGGGCCAGTAGGTAGCGGAAAGTCTACCCTTCTCTCAGCAATCGCTGGCGAGGTACCAGACAAACAGGGGAACGTAATCTGCAGAGGGGCTCTTGTTTACGCACCTCAGATAGCTTGGGTATTCTCGGGAACAATTAGAGAAAACGTTTTGTTTGGCGAACCATACAATGAATCCAAGTACAAAAGAGTCATTGAAGCTTGTGCGCTGAGAGAAGACATTCATCAGTTTCCCGATTGTGATGAAACGATGGTTGGAGAACAAGGTGAATTGTTGAGTGGCGGTCAGCGGGCCCGAGTAAGCTTGGCACGCGCAGTCTATGCTGATGTGGACCTTTACTTGTTCGATGACCCCTTAAGCGCTGTAGATGTCAAGGTTGGTcaagatatttttgaaaaatgcttCAAAGACCTGCTGGGTCAAAAAACCCGTGTGATTGCTTCCCACCAAGAGCAGCTTATGGAAGAGGCTGATAATATCATTGTGTTGTATAAAGGCCGTGTTTTGGGTGAAGGAAGCTTTAATGAGCTGAAAGAAAGAGGAATTCTGAATGAAACTATCGATCCACTCTATACCATAAAAGTAAGCAGTGGCAAGTCAGATCACCACCTTGATGAATCAAATAATGAGGACGATGGTGCATCGGACAAACCTTTCCCACCTCAGGTCAAAAACGAGGCAAAGGGTCTACAGATATCGGAAGAAGATCGCATGACCGGAGTAGTGTCATCCAAGCTTTACTGGAATTACTTCAGAAGTGGGTTGAATTCACTGGCGATAATTTCATTATTCTTACTTTTTCTCATCTCTCAAG CATTGCTAGTTTCTCCTGATGTATGGCTGTCTATTTTGACACAGAAAAGTCCAGACGATCAGCGTAACAAGACGAATATAAGCATTTACGGTTGTCTGGTCACCGCAGCCTTCATATTTGCCATCATCCGAGCGCAGGTATTCCACCTGGCTTCACTGAGATGCTCGGAACGTCTTCACGACCAAATCGTTGTGGCTGTTCTACAAGCCCCAGTGCTCTTCTTTGACTCCAATCCCGTGGGGAGAATCATGAATCGTTTCTCTAGAGATATAGGTTGTTTGGACGAATTACTGCCTAAAACGTTTCTGCTCTCCATTCAGTATGCTTTGATGGTGTCGACAGCAATTCTTGTGCCAGCTGCAACGAATCCTTGGCTTCTACTGGTTTTCGTACCCGTCACTTTCCTAGCTGTCTACATTACCAGCTACTACTTGAAGACATCTAGGGAACTGAAAAGACTGGAATCCATTTGTCGCAGTCCGGTTTTCTCTCACGTTTCAGAGACCCTGAATGGACTGGACACGATTCGGACAAGGAAAAGACAAGATGACTTTGTGGATCGGTTTCATGG GTATCAAGATGTATACAGTCAGGTATATATTATGGTGAAGGCGAGTGCTCGGTGGCTTGGTGTTCATATGGATCTTCTCTCTGCTATATTAATTGGCACAGTGGCAGTAGCTGCCGCTTTGGTTTCTCAAGATGCTG CGTTTGCTGGTCTAGCCCTTGTTTACGTTATTCAAACTTCAGTTGTCACACAATACGCCGTCAGGAAAGCCTCAGAAGTCGAGAATTTAATGACATCAGTTGAACGAGTTATCACGTATACCAAACTGGAGTCAGAGCCTGGATACAAAGTGAAACGACTTCCCCAGCAAAATTGGCCAAGTGAAGGAAATATCACATTCCATGACGTATCACTGACGTATTATCCGGGGGGTCCTCAAGTACTGAGGAAAATCAACCTCACAATCAAAGGAGGAGAAAAGATTGGTATCGCTGGTCGAACGGGCGCAGGAAAATCTTCATTTGTCGCTTCTCTAATGCGCATGCCCGAAGCCGATGGAGGGATAACGGTCGATGAAGTTCGAATAAAGGACATAAACCTCTGCGAAACACGACGCTCAATATCAATTCTAGGCCAAAGTCCTGTTCTTTTTAGTGGATCACTCAGAAAAAACCTTGATCTTATGGAGCAGTTTCAAGACGCAGAATTGTGGTGCGCTCTGGAAGATGTACAGCTGAAAGATTTAGTGGAAAGCCTAGAGGGGCAGCTGAATCATGAGTTATTGGAGTACGGGGGCAATGTCAGTGTAGGAGAACGCCAACTGATCTGTTTGGCTCGATTGTTGCTACAGCAGAACAAGATCATTATCTTGGATGAGCCAACTGCACACGTTGATCCAGACACAGAACAAACCATCTGGAAGGTGGTTCATGAGAAGCTGAAGGACTCCACAATCATCACTATAGCTCATCGTTTAAACACGATAAGAGACTGTGACAGGATACTGGTATTAAAGGACGGACAAGTTAAGGAATTTGACAGGTTCGATAGGTTATTGAACACAAAAGGAAGTGTCCTGCGAGAAATGGTTGAAAAGCTAGGAGTGTGA